A genome region from Deltaproteobacteria bacterium includes the following:
- a CDS encoding cyclic nucleotide-binding domain-containing protein yields the protein MSGDALKGFLPFADLSEGERAEIAELLEERSLSPGETLFVEGDDADAMVLVAEGSVQVESRRTRESASLGPGTVLGGLALFAVGARETSATGADRAEVLLLRREDFLRLAEDSPRTACRVAMALSAELAATLRGALGSLPAVSVDPIHGAE from the coding sequence GTGAGCGGCGACGCGCTCAAGGGCTTCCTGCCCTTCGCAGACCTCTCCGAGGGCGAGCGCGCCGAGATCGCGGAGCTGCTCGAGGAGCGGAGCCTCTCGCCCGGCGAGACGCTGTTCGTGGAGGGCGACGACGCCGACGCGATGGTGCTCGTGGCCGAGGGCAGCGTGCAGGTCGAGAGCCGCCGCACCCGCGAGTCGGCGAGCCTCGGGCCGGGGACGGTCCTGGGCGGCCTCGCGCTCTTCGCGGTCGGGGCTCGCGAGACGAGCGCCACCGGCGCCGACCGGGCGGAGGTGCTGCTGCTGCGCCGGGAGGACTTCCTGCGCCTCGCCGAGGACAGCCCGCGCACCGCCTGCCGGGTCGCGATGGCCCTGTCGGCCGAGCTGGCCGCGACGCTGCGCGGCGCGCTCGGCTCGCTGCCCGCCGTTTCGGTTGACCCCATCCACGGGGCCGAGTAG
- a CDS encoding DUF4388 domain-containing protein codes for MSRLVVVADANPDRADRIREACAVRGYATRAVANGADALEACVAEVPEVLVTVGALSLIEAGKLVEILRTNPRTRRVRFVFVADSEHLPPGEWGAVHLPLDADPDEVGERVAELTARSSELDAMMRESREEVEGRLSQIPLADLLQLFHLNRRSGTFELRRRTPDGRGERGRVHLHEGDVVQAVTGPVDGEKALFRLLTWGEGSFAFRPEPITLPPRITATTRALLMEGMRQLDEWRRQRAELPSLDAHVSLRVRSGALPSVVHPLTQEVLLLLELYSQVGEVVDHSSYPDYQVLRTLQTLVQRGIVEVRAGAPVPPPDAGLFRATQIRRVREWLGARGGVQRDGKLLIASASAAATRDFLRVLRAVPGLVPHPRMADGIPAHALAPIARLRLEDDLGIELVHVPTSDGYAPLWPLAGHGAIGTMLLLDGPVAEGVAALRPLGEALRSLPRSRLLHLLLVRPGEADLAEEMRRNLEWMEESTLFLLPLEGRRDPLDLLRGAFSRLLP; via the coding sequence GTGAGCCGCCTCGTCGTCGTCGCCGACGCGAACCCGGACCGGGCCGACAGGATCCGCGAGGCCTGCGCCGTGCGCGGCTACGCGACGCGTGCGGTCGCGAACGGGGCGGATGCGCTCGAGGCCTGCGTCGCCGAGGTGCCCGAGGTGCTGGTCACGGTCGGCGCCCTGTCGCTGATCGAGGCCGGCAAGCTGGTCGAGATCCTGCGTACGAATCCGCGCACGCGGCGCGTGCGCTTCGTCTTCGTGGCCGACAGCGAGCACCTGCCGCCGGGCGAGTGGGGCGCGGTGCACCTGCCGCTCGACGCCGACCCCGACGAGGTGGGCGAGCGCGTGGCGGAGCTGACGGCGCGCAGCTCCGAGCTCGACGCGATGATGCGCGAGTCGCGCGAGGAGGTGGAGGGCCGGCTCTCGCAGATCCCGCTCGCGGACCTCCTCCAGCTCTTCCACCTGAACCGGCGCAGCGGCACCTTCGAGCTGCGCCGGCGCACGCCCGACGGGCGCGGCGAGCGGGGCCGCGTCCACCTGCACGAGGGCGACGTCGTGCAGGCCGTGACGGGGCCCGTGGACGGCGAGAAGGCGCTCTTCCGCCTGCTCACCTGGGGCGAGGGCAGCTTCGCCTTCCGGCCCGAGCCGATCACGCTCCCGCCGCGCATCACCGCCACCACGCGCGCGCTCCTGATGGAGGGCATGCGCCAGCTCGACGAGTGGCGCCGCCAGCGCGCCGAGCTGCCGTCGCTCGACGCCCACGTGAGCCTGCGCGTGCGCAGCGGCGCGCTGCCGAGCGTCGTGCACCCCCTGACGCAGGAGGTGCTCCTCCTGCTCGAGCTCTACAGCCAGGTGGGCGAGGTGGTGGACCACTCCTCCTACCCCGACTACCAGGTGCTCCGCACCCTCCAGACGCTCGTGCAGCGCGGCATCGTCGAGGTCCGCGCCGGCGCGCCGGTGCCGCCGCCCGACGCGGGCCTGTTCCGCGCCACCCAGATCCGGCGCGTGCGCGAGTGGCTGGGCGCGCGCGGCGGCGTCCAGCGCGACGGCAAGCTCCTGATCGCCTCCGCGAGCGCCGCCGCCACCCGCGACTTCCTGCGCGTCCTGCGCGCCGTTCCCGGCCTGGTGCCGCACCCGCGCATGGCCGACGGGATCCCCGCCCACGCGCTCGCCCCGATTGCGCGCCTGCGGCTCGAGGACGACCTCGGGATCGAGCTCGTGCACGTGCCGACGAGCGACGGCTACGCGCCGCTCTGGCCCCTGGCGGGTCACGGCGCGATCGGGACGATGCTGCTCCTCGACGGCCCGGTCGCCGAGGGCGTGGCCGCCCTGCGCCCGCTCGGCGAGGCCCTGCGCTCGCTGCCGCGCTCGCGCCTCCTGCACCTGCTCCTGGTGCGGCCCGGCGAGGCGGACCTCGCCGAGGAGATGCGCCGCAACCTCGAGTGGATGGAGGAGTCCACCCTCTTCCTGCTCCCGCTCGAGGGCCGGCGCGACCCGCTCGACCTGCTGCGCGGCGCGTTCTCGAGGCTGCTCCCGTGA
- a CDS encoding response regulator, with protein MAKARILAVDDQRYFRVYLEDLLEQQGYEVRTAGAGEEALHLLEREAFDVLVTDLVMPGLSGAELVERVKARWPEQDVVVVTSVGDVRTAVEAMRAGASDYLLKPLDASLLNRSLEQILQRRRLRQEHASLMAENLEYLGVLSLYERTLALFSTLSLEPLADRIVEGLCLETRAEGGVVWLARADDPARLRLAATRGLVEVAREPEEIALDSLPPGLEPLQTPDGMPFERPGEGDASPALVVPFRHEGRLLGFARLTDKLAAAPFEDRDHLVAERFAVSAAIAVANALRFRALEHRSFRDPLTKAYTCAFFDDVVRNEIRKANRFGRAFSLLEVELSGLAEFRREMVDADFAAWLERFAFQVGRVLRTTDLLAAESESRFAILLPETDALGAAVLKRRIGEVLERGELLARDAGPRPRLVLAAASYPVDGTQLEELERTLGARLAEDRESLVHALGLEHKPFPILLDALAGRGEPLPAEAFEQVVRFVIAEVERRATERGILCISPGPSLLHVVRDGLARLDPAATRTELVVVTDGRAEALAGVPVTCVAPQQIGSRRPFLLYYAEGPAYALVGEPGAAGDAANLFQTADRVLVEHLAFQLQRALGVPIAR; from the coding sequence ATGGCCAAGGCGCGCATCCTCGCGGTCGACGACCAGCGCTACTTCCGCGTGTACCTCGAGGACCTGCTCGAGCAGCAGGGCTACGAGGTGCGCACGGCGGGCGCCGGCGAGGAGGCGCTCCACCTGCTCGAGCGCGAGGCCTTCGACGTGCTGGTGACGGACCTGGTGATGCCGGGCCTCTCCGGCGCGGAGCTCGTCGAGCGGGTGAAGGCCCGCTGGCCCGAGCAGGACGTGGTGGTCGTGACCAGCGTCGGCGACGTGCGCACTGCGGTGGAAGCGATGCGGGCCGGCGCCAGCGACTACCTGCTGAAGCCCCTCGACGCCTCGCTCCTCAACCGCTCCCTCGAGCAGATCCTCCAGCGCCGCCGGCTCCGCCAGGAGCACGCGTCGCTCATGGCGGAGAACCTCGAGTACCTGGGCGTCCTCTCGCTCTACGAGCGCACCCTGGCCCTGTTCTCGACGCTCTCGCTCGAGCCCCTCGCCGATCGCATCGTCGAGGGCCTGTGCCTGGAGACCCGGGCCGAGGGCGGCGTCGTCTGGCTCGCGCGCGCCGACGATCCCGCGCGCCTGCGGCTCGCGGCCACCCGCGGCCTCGTGGAGGTCGCGCGCGAGCCCGAGGAGATCGCGCTCGACTCCCTGCCGCCGGGCCTCGAGCCGCTGCAGACGCCCGACGGGATGCCCTTCGAACGGCCCGGCGAGGGGGACGCGAGCCCGGCGCTGGTCGTGCCCTTCCGCCACGAGGGCCGCCTGCTCGGCTTCGCGCGCCTCACCGACAAGCTCGCCGCGGCGCCCTTCGAGGACCGCGACCACCTCGTCGCCGAGCGCTTCGCGGTCTCGGCCGCGATCGCGGTCGCCAACGCGCTGCGCTTCCGCGCGCTCGAGCACCGCTCCTTCCGCGACCCGCTCACCAAGGCCTACACCTGCGCCTTCTTCGACGACGTGGTGCGCAACGAGATCCGCAAGGCGAACCGCTTCGGGCGCGCCTTCTCGCTGCTCGAGGTCGAGCTCTCCGGGCTCGCCGAGTTCCGGCGCGAGATGGTGGACGCCGACTTCGCCGCCTGGCTCGAGCGCTTCGCCTTCCAGGTGGGCCGCGTGCTGCGCACGACGGACCTCCTGGCGGCCGAGAGCGAGAGCCGCTTCGCGATCCTGCTGCCCGAGACCGACGCGCTGGGCGCGGCCGTCCTGAAGCGGCGCATCGGCGAGGTGCTGGAGCGCGGCGAGCTCCTGGCCCGCGACGCCGGGCCCCGCCCGCGCCTGGTGCTGGCGGCCGCGAGCTACCCGGTGGACGGCACCCAGCTCGAGGAGCTCGAGCGCACGCTCGGCGCGCGCCTCGCCGAGGATCGCGAGAGCCTCGTGCACGCGCTCGGCCTCGAGCACAAGCCCTTCCCGATCCTGCTCGACGCGCTGGCCGGCCGCGGCGAGCCGCTCCCGGCCGAGGCCTTCGAGCAGGTCGTGCGCTTCGTGATCGCGGAGGTCGAGCGGCGCGCCACCGAGCGGGGGATCCTGTGCATCTCGCCGGGCCCGTCGCTGCTCCACGTGGTCCGCGACGGCCTCGCGCGCCTCGACCCCGCCGCGACGCGCACGGAGCTCGTGGTCGTCACCGACGGCCGCGCCGAGGCGCTCGCGGGCGTGCCCGTCACCTGCGTCGCGCCGCAGCAGATCGGCTCGCGGCGCCCCTTCCTCCTCTACTACGCCGAGGGGCCCGCCTACGCGCTGGTCGGCGAGCCCGGCGCCGCGGGCGACGCCGCGAACCTCTTCCAGACCGCCGACCGGGTGCTCGTCGAGCACCTGGCGTTCCAGCTCCAGCGGGCGCTCGGCGTCCCGATCGCGCGCTAG
- the miaB gene encoding tRNA (N6-isopentenyl adenosine(37)-C2)-methylthiotransferase MiaB produces MAEKRFAIRTFGCQMNAHDSEKVANLLLHAGWAAAGGAEAADLLVVNTCSVREKAEHKLYSDLGLLRRWKEEQPGRLVGVGGCVAQQEGDLLLARFPQVDFVFGTHNLRLVPALADAALAGQRRAETGEQRDLARFDLPGRHPALSSETPGRAFVTVMEGCDMFCSFCIVPHTRGREISRPAEAIVREVEALAAGGVVEVTLLGQTVNAYGRHDRRRGHAERTGTVAFAELLHRLDAVPGLRRLRYTSPHPIFFDDALIAAHGALATLQPHVHLPAQSGSDAVLARMRRRYRADDVRALAARLRAARPDLVLTTDLIVGFPGESERDFEDTLALVRDVGFVDAYSFKYSPRPGTAAAAGESEGSVPAGEAQARLEALQALQRGLTIAYHRGRVGSRTEVLVEGPSRKGGGLQGRDPQHRIVHLEAEPGAGGDPGPRTGPGALVEVRIAEATPHSLLGTPCAPGASGELPEPPRAFLSGAAASGR; encoded by the coding sequence ATGGCCGAAAAGCGCTTCGCGATCCGCACCTTCGGGTGCCAGATGAACGCCCACGACTCGGAGAAGGTCGCGAACCTCCTGCTCCACGCGGGCTGGGCTGCGGCCGGCGGCGCCGAGGCGGCGGATCTCCTGGTGGTCAACACCTGCTCCGTCCGCGAGAAGGCGGAGCACAAGCTCTACAGCGACCTCGGCCTCCTGCGGCGGTGGAAGGAGGAGCAGCCGGGCCGCCTCGTCGGGGTCGGCGGCTGCGTGGCCCAGCAGGAGGGCGATCTCCTCCTGGCCCGGTTCCCGCAGGTCGACTTCGTCTTCGGCACCCACAACCTGCGGCTCGTCCCGGCGCTCGCCGACGCCGCCCTGGCCGGCCAGCGCCGCGCGGAGACGGGCGAGCAGCGCGATCTCGCCCGCTTCGACCTGCCGGGCCGCCACCCGGCCCTCTCGAGCGAGACCCCGGGCCGCGCCTTCGTCACGGTGATGGAAGGCTGCGACATGTTCTGCAGCTTCTGCATCGTCCCCCACACGCGCGGCCGCGAGATCAGCCGGCCGGCCGAGGCGATCGTGCGCGAGGTGGAGGCGCTGGCGGCGGGCGGGGTGGTCGAGGTGACCCTGCTCGGGCAGACCGTGAACGCCTACGGCCGCCACGACCGGCGGCGGGGCCACGCGGAGCGCACGGGCACCGTCGCCTTCGCCGAGCTCCTGCACCGCCTCGATGCCGTCCCGGGTCTGCGCCGGCTCCGCTACACGAGCCCCCACCCGATCTTCTTCGACGACGCCCTGATCGCGGCCCACGGCGCGCTCGCGACCCTCCAGCCGCACGTCCACCTGCCGGCCCAGAGCGGCTCGGATGCGGTCCTGGCCCGCATGCGACGCCGCTATCGCGCCGACGACGTGCGCGCGCTCGCCGCCCGGCTGCGCGCCGCCAGGCCGGACCTCGTCCTGACGACGGACCTGATCGTGGGCTTCCCGGGCGAGAGCGAGCGCGACTTCGAGGACACCCTGGCGCTCGTGCGCGACGTGGGCTTCGTCGACGCGTACTCGTTCAAGTACTCGCCGCGCCCCGGCACGGCCGCCGCCGCCGGCGAGAGCGAGGGCTCCGTTCCGGCCGGGGAGGCCCAGGCCCGCCTCGAGGCCCTCCAGGCGCTCCAGCGCGGGCTCACGATCGCCTACCACCGGGGCCGGGTGGGCTCGCGCACGGAGGTGCTCGTCGAGGGCCCGAGCCGGAAGGGCGGGGGGCTCCAGGGCCGCGACCCCCAGCACCGGATCGTCCACCTCGAGGCGGAGCCGGGGGCCGGCGGCGACCCGGGGCCCCGGACGGGCCCGGGGGCGCTCGTGGAGGTCCGGATCGCCGAGGCCACTCCCCATTCCCTCCTGGGGACCCCCTGCGCCCCCGGAGCCTCCGGGGAGCTTCCCGAGCCGCCCCGCGCCTTCCTTTCAGGAGCTGCCGCCTCCGGCCGATGA
- a CDS encoding VWA domain-containing protein produces MQRKIVEFANLLRKSGLRVSVAEAIDAFAALDELSIDDREVFRDALRASLVKRGDDVATYDQLFDLYWSGFHDNLKHAFEQAAGALATDGIDMEQLLQKIREMLESGQVPEGEVDLSDLARALLTGDLSELEQMIRAAAAQSGVARIENMLQIGFFGRRTLEAMNAEGATRELRDLAARLRAAGMGDAEAEAIGRLAERFFEALRQSVRSYMERELQTRNFDYMEKFRREALFEKSFYSLTEEEIARMREVVNRLAQRIKNVMSIRRRRLKKGKLDLHTMLRRNMARGGVPFELVFKERRKDRPKLVILCDVSSSVANVSRFMLQFVYSLQECFTKIRSFVFVAELGEVTQVFHDHEVGKAIEEALEGGGVINVYTRSNFGMAFHTFWRDYLNAIDAKTTVLVLGDARNNYNDPKAWCLRDVHAKAKNVIWLNPESPSAWGFGDSVMDKYLPYTSVAEECRNLRQLSKVVDKLVL; encoded by the coding sequence CTGCGCGCCTCGCTGGTGAAGCGCGGCGACGACGTCGCCACCTACGACCAGCTCTTCGACCTCTACTGGTCGGGCTTCCACGACAACCTGAAGCACGCCTTCGAGCAGGCGGCCGGGGCGCTCGCCACCGACGGGATCGACATGGAGCAGTTGCTCCAGAAGATCCGCGAGATGCTCGAGAGCGGACAGGTGCCGGAAGGGGAGGTGGACCTCTCGGACCTGGCGCGGGCGCTGCTCACCGGCGACCTCTCGGAGCTCGAGCAGATGATCCGCGCCGCCGCCGCCCAGAGCGGCGTCGCGCGGATCGAGAACATGCTCCAGATCGGCTTCTTCGGCCGCCGGACGCTCGAGGCGATGAACGCCGAGGGCGCCACCCGCGAGCTGCGCGACCTGGCCGCGCGCCTGCGCGCCGCCGGGATGGGCGACGCCGAGGCCGAGGCGATCGGGCGGCTCGCCGAGCGCTTCTTCGAGGCGCTGCGCCAGAGCGTGCGCAGCTACATGGAGCGCGAGCTCCAGACCCGGAACTTCGACTACATGGAGAAGTTCCGCCGTGAGGCGCTCTTCGAGAAGAGCTTCTACAGCCTCACGGAGGAGGAGATCGCGCGGATGCGCGAGGTGGTGAACCGCCTCGCCCAGCGCATCAAGAACGTGATGTCGATCCGCCGCCGGCGGCTCAAGAAGGGCAAGCTCGACCTCCACACCATGCTGCGCCGCAACATGGCGCGCGGCGGGGTGCCCTTCGAGCTGGTGTTCAAGGAGCGGCGCAAGGACCGCCCGAAGCTCGTGATCCTCTGCGACGTCTCGTCGTCGGTCGCGAACGTCTCGCGTTTCATGCTGCAGTTCGTCTACAGCCTCCAGGAGTGCTTCACGAAGATCCGCAGCTTCGTCTTCGTGGCGGAGCTCGGCGAGGTGACCCAGGTCTTCCACGACCACGAGGTGGGCAAGGCGATCGAGGAGGCGCTCGAGGGCGGGGGCGTCATCAACGTCTACACGCGCTCGAACTTCGGGATGGCCTTCCACACCTTCTGGCGCGACTACCTGAACGCGATCGACGCCAAGACCACCGTGCTCGTGCTCGGCGACGCCCGCAACAACTACAACGACCCGAAGGCCTGGTGCCTGCGCGACGTGCACGCCAAGGCCAAGAACGTGATCTGGCTGAACCCCGAGAGCCCGAGCGCCTGGGGCTTCGGCGACAGCGTGATGGACAAGTACCTCCCCTACACGAGCGTCGCCGAGGAATGCCGCAACCTCCGCCAGCTCTCCAAGGTCGTCGACAAGCTCGTGCTCTGA